One Littorina saxatilis isolate snail1 linkage group LG1, US_GU_Lsax_2.0, whole genome shotgun sequence genomic window carries:
- the LOC138971140 gene encoding uncharacterized protein yields MAENSQCGAAKEKESSGVSKEKASSDSNSVEAALEKMDAQWTRRFEMFAAAIEQRFAKTERKRKRVSSESDSDVTSDVPKDKTKPSPSKDDDARYASEGEIQDDTVSVHPSDQEEDLIAELDKDLEGKEKTSAAVATSLAELINKKFRSKLSEEKTKDRMEKYVRPENCGALQTPLVNPEIWKSMTGEARNSDIKFSHMQKAIATAGTALAESTQTLIHAKINADAESRKKIGEAIEKNGDAIALAGSAFHSLSIRRRQGIRPFLNANLAGLCSDSVPVSDKWLFGDNLATSMKDIKEMDKLGSSLTPVAGPSGTQKAKYGGANAMTNYRYKPHFLGKKNSHWNH; encoded by the coding sequence ATGGCGGAAAATTCGCAATGCGGTGCAGCAAAGGAGAAGGAGAGTTCTGGTGTTTCAAAAGAAAAGGCATCCAGTGATTCTAACAGCGTGGAAGCTGCATTAGAGAAAATGGACGCGCAGTGGACGCGAAGGTTCGAAATGTTTGCTGCCGCGATCGAACAGCGCTTCGCAAAAACTGAGCGGAAGAGGAAGCGTGTAAGTTCGGAAAGTGATTCTGATGTGACGTCAGACGTTCCAAAAGATAAAACGAAACCGTCACCTTCGAAAGATGACGATGCAAGATACGCATCAGAAGGTGAGATTCAGGATGACACGGTTTCCGTTCATCCTAGTGATCAAGAGGAAGATTTGATCGCAGAACTAGACAAAGATCTAGAAGGGAAAGAGAAAACTAGTGCAGCTGTAGCTACTTCTCTTGCGGAATTGATCAACAAGAAATTCCGGAGTAAGCTTTCCGAAGAAAAAACGAAAGATAGAATGGAGAAATATGTCAGGCCCGAAAATTGCGGGGCACTACAGACACCTTTGGTGAACCCAGAAATATGGAAGTCTATGACTGGGGAAGCAAGGAATAGTGACATAAAATTTTCACACATGCAGAAAGCCATTGCTACTGCCGGCACAGCACTGGCAGAGAGCACTCAGACTCTGATCCATGCAAAGATAAATGCAGATGCAGAATCAAGGAAGAAAATTGGTGAAGCCATAGAAAAGAATGGCGATGCGATTGCTCTGGCAGGTAGTGCTTTTCATTCTCTTTCTATCCGCCGCAGGCAAGGTATCCGGCCGTTTCTAAATGCAAACCTTGCTGGTCTTTGTTCTGATTCTGTTCCGGTCAGTGACAAGTGGTTGTTTGGGGATAACCTAGCAACTTCCATGAAGGACATCAAAGAAATGGACAAATTGGGGTCAAGTTTGACACCTGTGGCAGGTCCAAGTGGGACTCAGAAAGCAAAGTATGGTGGTGCTAATGCTATGACTAACTACCGCTACAAGCCACATTTTTTAGGGAAAAAGAACAGTCACTGGAACCACTAG